A portion of the Fibrobacter sp. genome contains these proteins:
- a CDS encoding transglycosylase SLT domain-containing protein → MKTSVRISSFTLALIFLLWAGVLAMFVSFWHDRQVELRELAQKETVLRGELEQLSTWGKWTIDFVKIDKALAYLSKGRLTQEQRAMLTEQIWQISRSYATDPLLILAVVAQESHGNPNARGRMQSGAFSGALGLMQIKLETATKIGAYFGLRVQTEDDLMRPEVNVAVGSAYLIRLIGKYGNWKDALIAYNLGHSAVDKMLERGAPLPTRYYEHVISKYWDLTRISFFDEEKI, encoded by the coding sequence GTGAAAACCAGTGTTCGCATATCCTCCTTTACGCTTGCGTTGATATTCCTGCTTTGGGCAGGAGTTCTCGCCATGTTCGTTTCCTTCTGGCATGATCGTCAGGTGGAGTTGCGGGAGCTTGCCCAGAAGGAAACTGTTTTACGTGGGGAACTGGAACAGCTTTCTACTTGGGGTAAGTGGACCATTGACTTTGTGAAGATCGACAAGGCTCTTGCCTACCTTTCTAAGGGGCGCTTGACCCAGGAACAAAGGGCCATGTTGACAGAACAGATTTGGCAGATTTCCAGGTCCTATGCAACGGACCCGCTACTCATCTTGGCGGTGGTTGCCCAGGAAAGTCATGGTAATCCCAATGCCCGCGGTCGTATGCAGTCTGGCGCATTTTCTGGGGCTCTTGGACTGATGCAGATCAAGCTTGAAACTGCGACGAAAATTGGAGCATACTTTGGACTTCGCGTTCAGACCGAAGATGACTTGATGAGGCCCGAAGTGAACGTTGCCGTTGGCTCGGCATACCTGATTCGTTTGATTGGAAAATACGGGAACTGGAAGGATGCCTTGATTGCTTATAATTTGGGACATTCCGCTGTGGATAAAATGCTTGAGCGTGGGGCTCCTCTTCCTACCCGTTATTATGAGCATGTTATTTCGAAGTACTGGGACTTGACTAGAATTTCTTTCTTCGACGAAGAAAAGATTTAG
- a CDS encoding ABC transporter substrate-binding protein: protein MMMFKKMMIAVACASLMAFAADEPVNAIKKKDTELQTLLKKSSRSAKETERVKSLLNDSFDFELLAKKSLSKGDWEKQDAASQEKFVAEFQRMVRNSSAKRLELYRADSTIYEPAKMKKNGEEASVVAHLWNKGKESVLEYKMSQVNGNWKAWDLVIDDLSTARNYKEQFGQILKTKSFAELIDVITKKADEAEK from the coding sequence ATGATGATGTTCAAGAAAATGATGATTGCTGTTGCCTGTGCCTCTTTGATGGCTTTTGCAGCCGATGAACCGGTTAACGCAATTAAGAAAAAGGATACAGAGCTGCAGACCCTGCTGAAGAAGTCTAGCCGCAGCGCCAAGGAAACGGAACGAGTCAAGTCCTTGTTGAACGATTCCTTCGACTTTGAATTGCTTGCCAAGAAGTCCCTTTCGAAGGGCGACTGGGAAAAGCAGGACGCTGCTTCCCAGGAAAAGTTCGTGGCTGAATTTCAGCGCATGGTTCGCAACTCCAGCGCTAAGCGTCTGGAACTGTACCGCGCAGATTCTACCATCTACGAACCTGCCAAGATGAAGAAGAACGGCGAAGAGGCTTCCGTGGTGGCGCACCTTTGGAACAAGGGCAAGGAATCTGTTCTTGAATACAAGATGAGCCAGGTCAATGGAAACTGGAAGGCATGGGACTTGGTTATCGACGACTTGTCTACTGCACGTAACTACAAGGAACAGTTTGGCCAGATCTTGAAGACCAAGAGCTTTGCGGAATTGATTGACGTGATTACCAAGAAGGCTGACGAAGCCGAAAAGTAA
- a CDS encoding rRNA pseudouridine synthase, giving the protein MPALTLERLVASIGFGSRKEARALIRAGMVEMDGEVVDDPFVEFKTRPEVITVNGEEVPTVEKLYIMMDKPLDVECSHNARDHQSIYELLPERFTAMGLQSVGRLDADSSGLILLSNQGDFIHKVESPKKGYLKKYRVTLAREFTAEQKAELLKGVMLKDERRPVLARELSEERIVVDGAEVDSVVISIGEGLYHQVRRMFAAVGNHVMTLTREAIGPVQLDLTLGRGGWRFMTEEEVASLTK; this is encoded by the coding sequence ATGCCTGCTTTGACTTTGGAACGTTTGGTAGCTTCTATTGGCTTTGGCTCCCGTAAGGAAGCCCGCGCCCTCATCCGCGCCGGCATGGTGGAAATGGATGGCGAGGTGGTGGACGACCCGTTCGTGGAGTTCAAGACTCGTCCCGAGGTCATTACCGTCAATGGCGAGGAAGTGCCTACGGTTGAAAAACTGTACATCATGATGGACAAGCCGCTGGATGTGGAATGCAGCCATAACGCTCGCGACCATCAGTCCATTTACGAGTTGCTGCCGGAACGTTTTACCGCCATGGGCCTGCAGTCCGTAGGCCGTCTGGATGCGGACTCCTCCGGACTTATCCTGCTTTCGAACCAGGGCGATTTCATCCATAAGGTGGAAAGCCCCAAGAAAGGCTACCTGAAAAAGTACCGCGTGACATTAGCCCGCGAATTCACTGCGGAGCAAAAGGCTGAACTCCTGAAGGGCGTGATGCTGAAGGACGAACGCCGCCCGGTGCTTGCCCGGGAACTTTCCGAGGAACGCATTGTGGTGGATGGTGCCGAAGTGGATTCCGTGGTTATTTCTATTGGCGAGGGCCTTTACCATCAGGTTCGCCGCATGTTCGCCGCTGTTGGCAACCATGTGATGACTTTGACCCGTGAGGCCATTGGTCCTGTCCAGCTGGATTTGACCTTGGGCAGAGGCGGCTGGCGCTTTATGACGGAAGAAGAAGTTGCCTCGCTGACGAAGTAA
- a CDS encoding integration host factor subunit beta, whose translation MANITKQSLIQEIAKSTGFVRNDIKTVIEQFLDLVGEKLIEGNTIEIRGFGTFSCKPRKSRPARNPRTGETVMIEERMVPSFKFSNDIKDKINSLEAIVEGVNAKLESEDKDVMIAVKSDVSEAAAEEA comes from the coding sequence GTGGCAAATATAACTAAACAATCGCTTATTCAAGAAATCGCCAAGTCCACCGGATTTGTGCGTAACGATATCAAGACCGTCATCGAACAGTTCCTCGACCTGGTGGGCGAAAAGCTGATCGAAGGCAACACTATCGAAATCCGTGGTTTCGGTACCTTCAGTTGCAAGCCCCGCAAGTCTCGCCCGGCCCGCAACCCCCGTACCGGCGAAACCGTCATGATTGAAGAACGCATGGTTCCTTCCTTCAAGTTCAGCAACGACATCAAGGACAAGATTAACTCCCTTGAAGCTATCGTCGAAGGCGTCAACGCCAAGCTGGAATCCGAAGACAAGGACGTGATGATCGCGGTCAAGTCCGACGTTTCCGAAGCCGCCGCCGAAGAAGCCTAG
- a CDS encoding TolC family protein — MYRVLVLLLIACCAYAGEVRYTLEQFVEQGLTNDPQTAETAHGLEAKKDKIRALKAEAILPTFYVSMMVGPAPGLKEEVQRGDTVDVYDFTKMGPFWGVQAKFIQPLNLGQYKAGKMALEADLQQKSFDIENQLHKKDVELQTYYYNYLLAKEMQRIAADAQKQVDNAYEKMEEALDDDDPSVSQMDLLNLKAKMHTVKEGVIEADLGMKRVMLAIRFALSLREEDTFAAEDTVLVPRTEALPSLDECRNLTAKYHPELRQLAAGIRARRIQMDLAEAKLAPEFFVMGEVEYVKSWAGNRSIMQKDAFAEDAVNKLDGLIGLGVRYNLNFWKNWEKYRSARTDYRGLQLKENYAVEGLMAKAEEQYYQVLAAKEKMDALKESLRASEAILKGAAMQYDLDKSKTGDLVSAYTQNVTMQKDYYFAVCKYNVEFAQLIAKMGMSLKDYRMNVK, encoded by the coding sequence ATGTATCGTGTCCTTGTTCTTTTGCTGATTGCATGCTGCGCGTATGCCGGAGAAGTCCGGTATACCTTGGAGCAGTTTGTAGAACAGGGCCTGACAAACGATCCCCAGACCGCAGAAACCGCTCACGGATTGGAAGCCAAGAAGGATAAGATCCGTGCCTTGAAGGCTGAGGCCATTCTCCCTACGTTCTATGTTTCCATGATGGTGGGCCCCGCTCCGGGTCTTAAGGAAGAAGTGCAGCGCGGCGATACGGTGGATGTTTATGACTTTACCAAGATGGGTCCGTTCTGGGGTGTTCAGGCTAAGTTTATCCAGCCTTTGAATCTGGGGCAGTATAAGGCCGGCAAGATGGCCTTGGAAGCGGATCTGCAGCAGAAGTCCTTCGATATCGAAAATCAGCTCCACAAGAAGGACGTGGAACTCCAGACTTACTACTACAATTACCTTTTGGCCAAGGAAATGCAGCGCATTGCCGCCGATGCCCAGAAGCAGGTGGACAATGCTTACGAAAAGATGGAAGAGGCCTTGGACGACGACGATCCTAGCGTCTCCCAGATGGACTTGCTGAATCTCAAGGCCAAGATGCACACCGTAAAGGAAGGTGTTATCGAGGCAGACCTTGGAATGAAGCGCGTGATGCTTGCAATCCGCTTTGCCCTGAGTCTGCGTGAAGAGGATACCTTTGCTGCGGAAGATACGGTTCTTGTGCCGAGAACAGAGGCTCTGCCTAGCCTGGATGAATGCCGTAACCTGACTGCAAAGTATCATCCTGAATTACGCCAGCTGGCTGCCGGTATCCGTGCCCGTCGAATCCAGATGGACTTGGCCGAGGCTAAGCTTGCTCCGGAATTCTTTGTCATGGGCGAAGTTGAGTATGTAAAAAGTTGGGCTGGTAACCGAAGCATTATGCAGAAGGATGCCTTTGCCGAAGATGCCGTGAACAAGCTGGATGGTTTGATCGGTCTTGGCGTCCGCTACAATCTGAATTTCTGGAAGAACTGGGAAAAGTACCGCTCTGCCCGTACCGATTACCGTGGTCTCCAGCTCAAGGAAAATTATGCGGTGGAGGGCCTTATGGCTAAGGCTGAGGAACAGTATTACCAGGTTCTTGCCGCTAAGGAAAAGATGGATGCCCTTAAGGAAAGTCTCCGTGCGTCGGAGGCTATCTTGAAGGGTGCCGCCATGCAGTATGATTTGGATAAGTCCAAGACCGGCGACCTGGTTTCTGCATATACCCAGAACGTGACCATGCAGAAGGACTACTACTTTGCCGTTTGCAAGTACAATGTGGAGTTCGCCCAGCTCATTGCCAAGATGGGTATGTCCCTCAAGGACTATCGGATGAATGTTAAATAG